A genomic segment from Bacillota bacterium encodes:
- a CDS encoding PaaI family thioesterase, with the protein MSNLLELGRFVLAQQPFSVFLGSELVDFEPGRAVLALPVRDEFRQQHGVVHGGVVSYLVDNAITFAGGSVLGENVVTVEFKVNYLRPARGERLIATAIVEGSGTRLAVCRCEVVCIEGDQEHRCAVAQGTVTLRG; encoded by the coding sequence ATGTCCAACCTCCTAGAACTCGGGCGCTTTGTCCTCGCACAACAACCCTTCAGCGTCTTCCTGGGTTCAGAGCTGGTCGATTTCGAACCGGGGCGGGCGGTGCTCGCACTCCCGGTTAGGGACGAGTTTCGCCAGCAACACGGGGTCGTTCACGGAGGGGTGGTCAGCTACCTGGTAGACAATGCGATCACCTTTGCCGGCGGATCGGTACTCGGTGAAAACGTCGTCACAGTGGAGTTCAAGGTCAACTACCTGCGCCCTGCACGGGGCGAGCGGCTGATCGCGACTGCCATCGTGGAAGGCTCCGGGACCCGCCTTGCTGTCTGTCGGTGCGAGGTGGTCTGCATCGAAGGGGATCAAGAACACCGGTGCGCGGTCGCTCAGGGCACCGTCACGTTGCGTGGCTAG